The following proteins are encoded in a genomic region of Nocardioides sp. cx-173:
- a CDS encoding STAS domain-containing protein, producing MGEQPHGSQAPPPLDVGVEEHGAHRVVALRGEVDMASVGAVRTCLRELMLAGHTDVLVDLRDVTFMDSTGLGVLVAARKQARVFRGSLGLVAPSPPVARVLSLTSLDRVFPCFGSLDEALAPEPSAS from the coding sequence ATGGGCGAGCAGCCCCACGGGTCCCAGGCGCCGCCACCCCTGGACGTCGGCGTCGAGGAGCACGGCGCGCACCGGGTCGTCGCGCTGCGCGGCGAGGTGGACATGGCCTCGGTCGGCGCGGTCCGCACCTGCCTGCGCGAGCTGATGCTGGCGGGGCACACCGACGTGCTGGTGGACCTGCGCGACGTCACCTTCATGGACTCCACCGGCCTCGGGGTCCTGGTGGCCGCCCGCAAGCAGGCGCGGGTCTTCCGCGGCTCGCTGGGCCTGGTCGCACCGAGCCCGCCGGTGGCCCGCGTGCTGTCGCTCACCTCGCTCGACCGGGTGTTCCCCTGCTTCGGGTCGCTCGACGAGGCGCTGGCCCCCGAGCCGTCCGCGTCCTAG
- a CDS encoding SpoIIE family protein phosphatase, whose amino-acid sequence MTTPLTPPGDHTPAYAATDLTTCDTEPIHVPGAIQPHGVLLALTEDAAEVVMASVNAAAMLGIAADDVVGRPLADVLGPEAAAQVELRVVEGFPVEPLLVRLDEVAAGELAGRECDLRVHRSGSRVVVEIEAVEHARATPMTYQSARSAMSRLGASTTVTDLTEQIAREVRSLTGFDRVMVYRFDDEWNGEVVAEERRPDLNPFLGLHYPASDIPAQARRLYTVNWLRLIADISYVPVPLTPILDPGTGTPLDLSHSSLRSVSPMHVEYLSHMGVTASMSVSLVVDGELWGLVACHHYSGPHRPPLDARSAAEFLAHVASPMIADRERADDREAALATQSLLAEITARVSASPEAPLDAMLADPALLALMNATGLAMNFDGVVRTRGQVPDLASLQRMAAVTDHPDRYAIQTSHLAALDPGFAELAPVASGVLRIGASPERWLMWLRPELERVVDWGGDPTNKQLAAAEGPHVRLSPRRSFEQWRQIVRGHSQVWAPWEVEAADVLGRHINGLLLLRSREQIALAESLQRQVVLDRAPDFDGVELVASYEPASSNQLGGDWWDAFELAPGRLALVIGDVAGHGVSAASAMTQLRTALRAYLFEGHSPGDCLDHLDRLMDGLLDVRVATAVVVVLDVVTGEAEIANAGHPPPLLAAPGSVVEVEGEVRPLLGVGEGRAEPVHLELPRGSTLLLYTDGLIERRGSDMAERTGRLHAITSATTADEPLEALLARVLAMQGDTEADDTTVLAVRRT is encoded by the coding sequence GTGACGACGCCGCTGACGCCCCCCGGCGACCACACCCCGGCGTACGCCGCCACCGACCTCACGACCTGCGACACCGAGCCGATCCACGTGCCCGGCGCGATCCAGCCGCACGGCGTGCTGCTGGCGCTCACCGAGGACGCCGCCGAGGTCGTCATGGCGTCGGTGAACGCCGCTGCCATGCTCGGGATCGCCGCCGACGACGTCGTGGGTCGGCCGCTGGCCGACGTGCTGGGGCCGGAGGCTGCTGCGCAGGTCGAGCTTCGCGTCGTGGAGGGCTTTCCGGTCGAGCCGCTGCTCGTCCGGCTCGACGAGGTGGCGGCGGGCGAGCTCGCGGGCCGGGAGTGCGACCTGCGGGTGCACCGCTCCGGCTCCCGTGTGGTCGTCGAGATCGAGGCGGTGGAGCACGCCCGTGCGACGCCGATGACCTACCAGTCCGCGCGCAGCGCCATGTCCCGGCTCGGTGCGTCGACGACGGTCACCGATCTCACCGAACAGATCGCCCGCGAGGTCCGGTCCCTGACCGGGTTCGACCGGGTGATGGTCTACCGCTTCGACGACGAGTGGAACGGCGAGGTGGTCGCCGAGGAGAGGCGCCCCGACCTGAACCCGTTCCTCGGGCTGCACTACCCGGCCAGCGACATCCCGGCCCAGGCTCGCCGTCTCTACACGGTCAACTGGCTGCGGCTGATCGCTGACATCTCCTACGTGCCGGTGCCGCTGACCCCGATCCTCGACCCCGGCACCGGCACGCCGCTGGACCTGTCGCACTCGTCGCTGCGCAGCGTCTCGCCGATGCACGTCGAGTACCTCTCGCACATGGGGGTCACCGCCTCGATGTCGGTGTCGTTGGTGGTCGACGGCGAGCTCTGGGGGCTCGTGGCGTGCCATCACTACTCGGGGCCGCATCGCCCGCCGCTGGACGCCAGGTCGGCCGCGGAGTTCCTGGCGCACGTCGCGTCGCCCATGATCGCCGACCGTGAGCGCGCCGACGACCGCGAGGCCGCGCTGGCGACCCAGTCCCTGCTCGCCGAGATCACCGCACGCGTCTCGGCGAGCCCGGAGGCGCCCCTCGACGCGATGCTCGCCGACCCGGCGCTGCTCGCGCTGATGAACGCCACGGGGCTGGCCATGAACTTCGACGGCGTCGTGCGGACGCGGGGGCAGGTCCCCGACCTGGCATCCCTGCAGCGCATGGCGGCCGTCACCGACCACCCCGACCGCTACGCGATCCAGACCAGCCACCTGGCGGCCCTCGACCCGGGTTTCGCCGAGCTCGCCCCGGTCGCGTCCGGCGTACTGCGCATCGGCGCGTCGCCCGAGCGCTGGCTGATGTGGCTGCGTCCCGAGCTGGAGCGGGTCGTCGACTGGGGCGGGGACCCGACCAACAAGCAGCTCGCCGCGGCCGAGGGTCCGCACGTGCGCCTGAGCCCCCGCCGCTCCTTCGAGCAGTGGCGACAGATCGTGCGCGGCCACAGCCAGGTCTGGGCGCCCTGGGAGGTCGAGGCCGCCGACGTCCTCGGGCGGCACATCAACGGGCTGCTCCTGCTGCGCTCGCGCGAGCAGATCGCGCTCGCGGAGTCGCTGCAGCGCCAGGTCGTGCTCGACCGCGCGCCGGACTTCGACGGGGTGGAGCTGGTGGCGAGCTACGAGCCGGCCTCCAGCAACCAGCTGGGCGGCGACTGGTGGGACGCCTTCGAGCTGGCGCCCGGACGGCTGGCCCTGGTGATCGGCGACGTCGCCGGCCACGGTGTCTCCGCCGCGTCCGCGATGACCCAGCTCCGTACTGCCCTGCGCGCCTACCTGTTCGAGGGCCATTCGCCCGGCGACTGCCTCGACCACCTCGACCGGCTGATGGACGGGCTGCTCGACGTGCGCGTCGCCACGGCCGTCGTGGTGGTGCTCGACGTGGTCACCGGCGAGGCGGAGATCGCCAACGCCGGTCATCCGCCGCCGCTGCTCGCCGCACCGGGCAGCGTGGTCGAGGTCGAGGGCGAGGTCCGTCCGCTGCTGGGGGTCGGCGAGGGGCGGGCCGAGCCGGTCCACCTGGAGCTGCCGAGGGGCTCGACGCTGCTGCTCTACACCGACGGGCTCATCGAGCGCCGAGGCTCGGACATGGCCGAGCGCACCGGTCGGCTGCACGCGATCACCTCGGCCACGACAGCCGACGAGCCGCTCGAGGCGCTGCTCGCCCGGGTCCTGGCCATGCAGGGCGACACCGAGGCCGACGACACCACCGTCCTGGCCGTACGCCGCACCTGA
- a CDS encoding putative protein N(5)-glutamine methyltransferase, whose translation MQDDALDAITARLRAAGCVFAEDEAALLVAQAADHDDLERMLRARESGRPLEQVLGWAELDGRRYAVAPGVFVPRQRSMLLVRLAAARLRHGAVTVDLCCGTGALGAALLAREPGLDLHAADLDPAAVACARRNLPPERVHAGDLFEALPARIRGRAEIIVANAPYVPTGAIASMPPEARDHEHRLALDGGADGLDVQRRLLAAAPGWLAPGGMILVETGRDQAPATVALVAAAGLEPRLHVDDELGACAVVGRRG comes from the coding sequence GTGCAGGACGACGCGCTCGACGCCATCACGGCCCGGCTGCGGGCCGCCGGATGCGTCTTCGCGGAGGACGAGGCGGCGCTGCTGGTCGCGCAGGCCGCGGACCACGACGACCTCGAGCGGATGCTGAGGGCTCGGGAGTCGGGACGGCCGCTCGAGCAGGTGCTGGGCTGGGCCGAGCTCGACGGACGGCGGTACGCCGTGGCGCCGGGGGTCTTCGTGCCCCGTCAGCGCAGCATGCTGCTGGTGCGGCTGGCCGCGGCCCGGCTGCGCCACGGTGCGGTGACGGTGGACCTCTGCTGCGGCACCGGCGCCCTGGGTGCCGCACTGCTGGCCCGCGAGCCCGGCCTGGACCTGCACGCCGCCGACCTCGACCCCGCGGCGGTGGCGTGCGCGCGCCGCAACCTCCCACCCGAGCGGGTCCACGCCGGAGACCTGTTCGAGGCACTGCCCGCCCGGATCCGGGGCCGCGCCGAGATCATCGTCGCCAATGCGCCCTACGTCCCGACCGGGGCGATCGCCTCGATGCCGCCCGAGGCCCGCGACCACGAGCACCGGCTCGCCCTCGACGGCGGCGCCGACGGCCTCGACGTCCAGCGCCGCCTGCTCGCCGCGGCCCCGGGCTGGCTCGCACCCGGGGGCATGATCCTGGTCGAGACCGGTCGCGACCAGGCGCCCGCCACGGTCGCGTTGGTGGCGGCCGCCGGGCTCGAGCCCCGCCTCCACGTCGACGACGAGCTCGGCGCCTGCGCGGTGGTCGGCCGGCGGGGCTGA
- a CDS encoding NADH:flavin oxidoreductase gives MTPDVFGPAQLGPVRLRNRTVKAATFEGRSPQGQVSDGLVDYHLAVAEGGVGLTTVAYLAVAPEGRTHAEQIVVGPDTAAGLARLADAIHSAGAAIAGQVGHAGPVANGRSNGVKAISASRMPSPLSMQMVRAATEADLTRVTRAYVATARSLVSAGFDVLELHMAHSYLISSFLAPGLNRRKDRWGGSLENRARLARQVARAVREEVGDEVAVTAKVSLSDGFKGGVTTDAGLELARMLEADGHLDALQLSGGSSLMNPMYLFRGDVPLREFAASMPLPVRLGMRTPVGRGFLKHYDFHEAYFWDKALRLRSELSMPLMLLGGINRLDTMERAMEHGFDFVAMGRALLREPDLVHRLQAGRQRAGVCIHCNRCMPTIYSGTRCPVVAGG, from the coding sequence GTGACCCCGGACGTGTTCGGCCCCGCGCAGCTCGGGCCGGTGCGCCTGCGCAACCGCACGGTCAAGGCCGCGACGTTCGAGGGACGATCGCCGCAGGGGCAGGTGAGCGACGGGCTGGTCGACTACCACCTCGCCGTCGCGGAGGGCGGGGTCGGGCTCACGACCGTCGCGTATCTCGCGGTCGCGCCCGAGGGCCGCACCCACGCCGAGCAGATCGTCGTGGGCCCCGACACGGCCGCCGGCCTGGCGCGGCTCGCGGACGCGATCCACAGTGCGGGGGCGGCGATCGCCGGGCAGGTCGGGCATGCCGGGCCTGTGGCCAACGGTCGGTCCAACGGGGTCAAGGCGATCAGCGCGAGCCGGATGCCGAGCCCGCTGTCGATGCAGATGGTGCGGGCCGCGACCGAGGCCGACCTGACCCGCGTCACCCGCGCGTACGTCGCCACCGCGCGGAGCCTGGTCTCGGCCGGGTTCGACGTGCTCGAGCTGCACATGGCGCACAGCTACCTGATCTCCTCCTTCCTCGCTCCTGGGCTCAACCGCCGCAAGGACCGCTGGGGCGGCTCGCTGGAGAACCGGGCCCGTCTCGCGCGGCAGGTGGCGCGCGCCGTACGCGAGGAGGTCGGCGACGAGGTCGCGGTCACCGCGAAGGTGTCGCTGAGTGACGGCTTCAAGGGCGGCGTCACGACGGACGCCGGTCTCGAGCTGGCGCGGATGCTGGAGGCCGACGGCCACCTGGACGCGCTCCAGCTCAGTGGCGGCAGCTCCCTGATGAACCCGATGTACCTCTTCCGCGGGGACGTACCGCTCCGGGAGTTCGCGGCGTCGATGCCGCTGCCGGTCCGGCTGGGGATGCGCACCCCCGTCGGGCGCGGGTTCCTGAAGCACTACGACTTCCACGAGGCCTACTTCTGGGACAAGGCGCTGCGGTTGCGCTCCGAGCTGTCGATGCCGTTGATGCTCCTCGGCGGGATCAACCGCCTGGACACGATGGAGCGCGCGATGGAGCACGGCTTCGACTTCGTCGCCATGGGCCGCGCCCTCCTGCGCGAGCCCGACCTCGTCCACCGGCTCCAAGCCGGCCGGCAGCGCGCCGGGGTGTGCATCCACTGCAACCGCTGCATGCCCACCATCTACTCCGGCACCCGCTGCCCGGTTGTTGCGGGCGGCTGA
- a CDS encoding NAD(P)H-dependent amine dehydrogenase family protein produces the protein MPQAIPERRLRVVVWSTGTLGRHAIAGIDAHPDLELVGVWVSNPDKDGKDAGVLAELGRELGVAATRDRDALLALRPDAIVHTAMADDRVLECIEDLISFVEAGIDVVSSGPVLLQWPEGILPPEMLTRIEDACRAGGASLHVNGIDPGFANDVLPLVMTSLSRRIDEIRVMEVCDYSTYYQPVVMRDMFGFGQAMESRPLLWEPGILAMAWGSVVRQIAAGLGVVLDEPLTEEVDRRAAEVFTPSVSGDIEAGTMGAVRFQVVGKVHGTPRVVLEHVTRTAPDQVPEWETPPAGSDACYRIRITGEPMMQVDFTHHGEHGDHNVSGMVTTAQRLLNALPAVVAAEPGLVTALDLPLVTGRGLVAR, from the coding sequence ATGCCCCAAGCGATCCCCGAGCGCCGGCTGCGCGTCGTCGTCTGGTCCACCGGCACCCTCGGGCGGCATGCGATCGCCGGGATCGACGCGCACCCCGACCTCGAGCTGGTCGGGGTGTGGGTGTCCAACCCCGACAAGGACGGCAAGGACGCCGGGGTGCTCGCGGAGCTGGGCCGCGAGCTCGGGGTGGCGGCGACCAGGGACCGAGACGCCCTGCTGGCGCTCAGGCCGGACGCCATCGTGCACACCGCGATGGCCGACGACCGGGTGCTCGAGTGCATCGAGGACCTGATCTCGTTCGTCGAGGCCGGGATCGACGTGGTCAGCAGCGGCCCGGTGCTCCTGCAGTGGCCGGAGGGGATCCTGCCGCCCGAGATGCTGACGCGCATCGAGGACGCCTGTCGCGCCGGGGGCGCGAGCCTCCACGTCAACGGCATCGACCCCGGCTTCGCCAACGACGTGCTGCCGCTGGTGATGACCAGCCTGAGCCGGCGCATCGACGAGATCCGGGTCATGGAGGTCTGCGACTACTCGACCTACTACCAGCCCGTCGTCATGCGCGACATGTTCGGCTTCGGACAGGCGATGGAGTCGCGGCCGCTGCTGTGGGAGCCGGGCATCCTCGCCATGGCCTGGGGCAGCGTCGTACGCCAGATTGCGGCCGGGCTCGGCGTCGTGCTCGACGAGCCGCTCACCGAGGAGGTCGACCGGCGGGCGGCCGAGGTCTTCACCCCCTCGGTCTCCGGCGACATCGAGGCCGGCACCATGGGCGCGGTCCGCTTCCAGGTCGTCGGCAAGGTGCACGGGACCCCCCGTGTCGTGCTCGAGCACGTCACCCGGACCGCGCCGGACCAGGTGCCGGAGTGGGAGACGCCGCCGGCGGGCAGCGACGCCTGCTACCGGATCCGGATCACCGGCGAGCCGATGATGCAGGTCGACTTCACCCACCACGGCGAGCACGGCGACCACAACGTCTCCGGGATGGTCACCACCGCCCAGCGGCTCCTCAACGCCCTGCCGGCGGTCGTGGCGGCCGAGCCCGGCCTGGTCACCGCGCTCGACCTGCCGCTGGTCACCGGCCGCGGGCTCGTCGCCCGATGA
- a CDS encoding SDR family oxidoreductase: protein MSILDRFAVTGQVAIVTGAGRGLGASTAVALAEAGADVLISARTGRQLDRVAERIRATGRRAIVVPADLSDLDAVAGLAQTAYDELGRLDTVVNNVGGTFPTEFLQTSNELLNEAFSFNVTTAHALTRAAVPLMLRDDELPKSVVTISSMMGRTADRGFLAYGTAKAALAHWTKLAAQDLAPRIRVNGVYVGSIMTSALEYVAGQPELMEQLETRTPLRRVGEPEDIAAAVLYLSSRAGQYVTGKLLEVDGGIQQPTLDLGFPDVGQ from the coding sequence ATGAGCATCCTGGACCGCTTCGCCGTCACCGGCCAGGTCGCCATCGTCACCGGTGCCGGCCGCGGCCTCGGGGCGAGTACGGCGGTCGCGCTCGCGGAGGCCGGCGCCGACGTGCTGATCTCCGCTCGCACCGGGAGGCAGCTCGACCGCGTGGCCGAGCGGATCCGCGCGACCGGGCGCCGCGCGATCGTGGTCCCGGCCGACCTCAGCGACCTGGACGCGGTCGCCGGCCTCGCGCAGACGGCCTACGACGAGCTCGGGCGCCTCGACACGGTGGTCAACAACGTCGGTGGCACCTTCCCGACCGAGTTCCTCCAGACCAGCAACGAGCTCCTCAACGAGGCGTTCAGCTTCAACGTCACCACGGCGCACGCGCTGACCCGCGCGGCGGTGCCGCTGATGCTGCGCGACGACGAGCTGCCGAAGAGCGTCGTCACGATCAGCTCGATGATGGGCCGCACCGCCGACCGCGGCTTCCTGGCCTACGGCACCGCCAAGGCGGCGCTCGCCCACTGGACCAAGCTGGCGGCCCAGGACCTCGCGCCGCGGATCCGGGTCAACGGCGTCTATGTCGGCTCGATCATGACCAGCGCGCTCGAGTACGTCGCCGGGCAGCCCGAGCTGATGGAGCAGCTGGAGACCAGGACGCCGCTGCGCCGGGTCGGCGAGCCGGAGGACATCGCGGCCGCGGTGCTCTACCTCAGCTCGCGGGCCGGCCAGTACGTCACGGGCAAGCTGCTCGAGGTCGACGGCGGCATCCAGCAGCCCACCCTCGACCTCGGGTTCCCCGACGTCGGGCAGTAG
- a CDS encoding MBL fold metallo-hydrolase gives MTTDSAPRRDPGVSTAYAVSPDSGEHWTAEGAWRVADGIFRIPLPLPMDGLRAINVYVIETDDGLTLVDGGWAIPVARELLERCLKDVGYGFGDLRRFLVTHVHRDHFTMATVLGHELGIDVALGADEKPALDLLNNIEDLTRNPFVDVLVSAGAREVAAQWVRMDEHREAPDMSVWAYPDTWLEGDHEIPVGRRTLDAVHTPGHTPGHFVFAEREAGLLFAGDHVLPTITPSIGFTMPAAEQPLGDFMASLTKVRGLPDLTILPAHGPVAPSSHARVDELLEHHERRLADSLALMGAATVTAHDVAQGLGWTRHETPFGELDVFSQGMAAMETKAHLELLVARGQAAREETPEGVLFRAQEA, from the coding sequence GTGACCACGGATTCCGCACCCCGCCGCGACCCCGGCGTCAGCACGGCGTACGCCGTCTCCCCGGACTCCGGCGAGCACTGGACCGCGGAGGGTGCCTGGCGCGTGGCCGACGGCATCTTCCGGATCCCGCTGCCGCTGCCGATGGACGGCCTGCGCGCCATCAACGTCTACGTCATCGAGACCGACGACGGCCTGACCCTGGTCGACGGGGGCTGGGCCATCCCGGTCGCCCGGGAGCTGCTCGAGCGCTGCCTGAAGGACGTCGGCTACGGCTTCGGGGACCTGCGCCGCTTCCTGGTCACCCACGTGCACCGCGACCACTTCACGATGGCCACCGTGCTCGGCCACGAGCTCGGCATCGACGTCGCCCTCGGCGCGGACGAGAAGCCGGCGCTGGACCTGCTCAACAACATCGAGGACCTGACCCGCAACCCGTTCGTCGACGTGCTGGTCTCGGCCGGGGCCCGCGAGGTCGCCGCGCAGTGGGTGCGGATGGACGAGCACCGCGAGGCGCCGGACATGTCGGTCTGGGCCTACCCCGACACCTGGCTCGAGGGCGACCACGAGATCCCGGTCGGGCGGCGCACCCTCGACGCGGTGCACACGCCCGGGCACACCCCGGGGCACTTCGTCTTCGCCGAGCGCGAGGCCGGCCTGCTGTTCGCGGGCGACCACGTGCTGCCGACGATCACGCCGTCGATCGGGTTCACGATGCCCGCCGCCGAGCAGCCGCTGGGCGACTTCATGGCCTCGCTGACCAAGGTGCGGGGGCTGCCCGACCTCACCATCCTGCCGGCCCACGGCCCCGTCGCACCGTCCTCCCATGCCCGTGTCGACGAGCTGCTCGAGCACCACGAGCGCCGGCTGGCCGACAGCCTGGCGCTCATGGGGGCCGCGACCGTCACCGCCCACGACGTCGCGCAGGGCCTGGGCTGGACCCGCCACGAGACGCCGTTCGGCGAGCTCGACGTGTTCAGCCAGGGCATGGCCGCGATGGAGACCAAGGCCCACCTCGAGCTGCTGGTCGCACGGGGTCAGGCCGCGCGCGAGGAGACCCCCGAGGGCGTGCTGTTCCGCGCTCAGGAGGCGTGA
- a CDS encoding GNAT family N-acetyltransferase, protein MSIEVVGFDDLDTRTAYAVWRLRQDVFVVEQDCPFPDLDGRDLEPGTRHVLLREDGALIGYARAVDDAHEWRIGRVVLARAARGRGLADELMRATMAVCPGRDLVLDAQAPLAGWYASHGFVVDGEEFIEDGIPHVPMRRPHAS, encoded by the coding sequence GTGAGCATCGAGGTCGTCGGCTTCGACGACCTCGACACCCGCACGGCGTACGCCGTCTGGCGGCTGCGCCAGGATGTCTTCGTCGTCGAGCAGGACTGCCCCTTCCCCGACCTCGACGGGCGCGACCTGGAGCCGGGCACCCGCCACGTGCTCCTGCGCGAGGACGGCGCGCTGATCGGCTACGCGCGGGCGGTCGACGACGCCCACGAGTGGCGGATCGGGCGGGTGGTCCTGGCCCGCGCCGCGCGTGGCCGCGGCCTGGCCGACGAGCTGATGCGGGCGACGATGGCGGTCTGCCCGGGCCGCGACCTGGTGCTTGACGCCCAGGCTCCGCTGGCGGGCTGGTACGCCTCGCACGGCTTCGTCGTCGACGGCGAGGAGTTCATCGAGGACGGCATCCCGCACGTGCCGATGCGGCGCCCTCACGCCTCCTGA
- a CDS encoding alpha/beta hydrolase yields MPSRRHQLLVWALPRLRGSQELDDVASERARVEQWHATLPSSLPTRAVPRFDRRYTLTTETLQGPDGDFTSYTVTPRGLDPDFTLYYLHGGGFMAPADPFQVRYVVRLATELRARVVIPDYPLTPEHTVDASHLAVADHVSDWAQEGPLVLLGDSAGGGFALAVAETLRDRGGPQPARMALFSPWVDLSTSTAEETEALDAVDPWLFIGKLRTYAEWWAGGPERLTRHEASPALAPLDGLPPTLMFCGTRDLLVPGCRLLARRAQESDWDLTYIEEPGLLHVYPLLPLIPEAKRAWRQLLAWLG; encoded by the coding sequence ATGCCGAGCCGCCGCCACCAGCTCCTGGTCTGGGCACTGCCGCGTCTGCGGGGGTCGCAGGAGCTGGACGACGTCGCCTCCGAGCGGGCGCGGGTCGAGCAGTGGCACGCCACGCTGCCGTCGTCGCTGCCCACTCGCGCCGTGCCGCGCTTCGACCGGCGCTACACACTCACCACCGAGACCCTCCAGGGGCCCGACGGCGACTTCACGTCGTACACGGTGACGCCGCGAGGCCTGGACCCCGACTTCACGCTCTACTACCTGCACGGCGGCGGGTTCATGGCCCCCGCCGACCCCTTCCAGGTGCGCTACGTCGTGCGGCTGGCGACCGAGCTCCGGGCGCGGGTCGTCATCCCGGACTACCCGCTGACGCCCGAGCACACGGTGGACGCCTCCCACCTCGCGGTCGCCGACCACGTGTCGGACTGGGCCCAGGAGGGGCCGCTGGTGCTGCTGGGCGACTCCGCCGGCGGCGGCTTCGCACTGGCCGTGGCCGAGACGCTGCGCGACCGCGGCGGCCCGCAGCCCGCCCGGATGGCGCTCTTCTCGCCGTGGGTCGACCTGTCGACCAGCACGGCCGAGGAGACCGAGGCCTTGGACGCCGTCGACCCCTGGCTGTTCATCGGCAAGCTCCGCACGTACGCCGAGTGGTGGGCCGGCGGCCCGGAGCGGCTGACCCGCCACGAGGCCTCCCCCGCCCTCGCGCCGCTGGACGGACTGCCGCCGACGCTGATGTTCTGCGGGACCCGCGACCTGCTCGTGCCGGGGTGCCGCCTGCTGGCCCGGCGCGCGCAGGAGTCCGACTGGGACCTCACCTACATCGAGGAGCCGGGGCTCCTCCACGTCTACCCGCTGCTGCCACTCATCCCCGAGGCGAAGCGGGCCTGGCGACAGCTGCTGGCATGGCTGGGGTGA
- a CDS encoding carboxymuconolactone decarboxylase family protein, with product MPSTFRIPQATISGPYGKALTTYARRTWGKVPDNAYVLWHHRKVAKAVFSFESKVSRWDRLDAHLKSYAELASAAVIGCSWCVDFGYFLAHHEGLDLAKLREVPRWRQSTVFTDVERDVLEYAEAMSVTPPTVTDELTQRLLGALGVPAVVELTQIVALENMRSRFNAAAGLQSQGYSDVCEVPIVLPSTS from the coding sequence ATGCCCAGCACGTTCCGCATCCCCCAGGCCACGATCTCCGGCCCCTACGGCAAGGCCCTGACCACCTACGCGCGCCGCACCTGGGGCAAGGTGCCCGACAACGCCTACGTCCTGTGGCACCACCGCAAGGTGGCCAAGGCGGTGTTCTCCTTCGAGAGCAAGGTGAGCAGGTGGGACCGGCTCGACGCGCACCTGAAGTCCTACGCCGAGCTTGCGAGCGCGGCGGTCATCGGCTGCTCGTGGTGCGTCGACTTCGGCTACTTCCTGGCCCACCACGAGGGCCTGGACCTCGCCAAGCTCCGCGAGGTGCCCCGCTGGCGCCAGTCGACGGTCTTCACCGACGTGGAGCGCGACGTGCTCGAGTACGCCGAGGCGATGAGCGTCACCCCGCCCACCGTCACCGACGAGCTGACGCAGCGGCTGCTCGGCGCGCTCGGGGTCCCGGCGGTCGTGGAGCTGACCCAGATCGTCGCGCTGGAGAACATGCGCTCGCGCTTCAACGCCGCCGCCGGCCTCCAGAGCCAGGGCTACTCCGACGTCTGCGAGGTGCCGATCGTCCTACCCTCGACCTCATGA
- a CDS encoding RNA polymerase sigma-70 factor — translation MTGTTEEFVAHRNLLFTVAYEMLGSAADAEDVLQETWLRWAEVDRDSVREPRAYLVRITTRLALNRLRTAARRRETYVGPWLPEPLLTVPDVAEDVELADSVSTAMLLVLETLTPTERAVFVLREVFAVGYDEIAAAVDRTPDAVRQIAHRARGHVEARRPRTRVTAAERDAVFARFIQAASTGDLQSLMDVLAPDVVLLTDGGGVTKAALRPIHGSEKVLRFLAAVGAGGAAAVDVVQVNGGPALRMFNETGLDTLGTFLIEDGLVTAIYFVRNPHKLAWLEEETALER, via the coding sequence ATGACCGGTACGACGGAGGAGTTCGTCGCCCACCGCAACCTGCTCTTCACCGTCGCCTACGAGATGCTGGGCTCGGCCGCCGACGCCGAGGACGTCCTGCAGGAGACGTGGCTGCGGTGGGCCGAGGTGGACCGGGACTCGGTGCGCGAGCCGCGTGCCTACCTCGTCCGGATCACCACCCGGCTCGCGCTCAACCGGCTGCGCACCGCGGCCCGGCGCCGGGAGACCTACGTCGGCCCGTGGCTCCCCGAGCCGCTGCTGACGGTGCCCGACGTCGCCGAGGACGTCGAGCTGGCCGACAGCGTGTCCACCGCGATGCTGCTGGTGCTCGAGACGCTCACGCCGACCGAGCGCGCGGTGTTCGTGCTCCGCGAGGTCTTCGCGGTGGGCTATGACGAGATCGCGGCCGCCGTCGACCGGACCCCGGACGCCGTACGGCAGATCGCGCACCGCGCCCGGGGCCACGTCGAGGCGCGGCGGCCGCGGACCCGGGTGACGGCCGCCGAGCGGGACGCGGTGTTCGCGCGGTTCATCCAGGCCGCATCGACCGGTGACCTGCAGTCGCTCATGGACGTCCTGGCGCCCGACGTCGTGCTCCTCACCGATGGTGGCGGGGTCACGAAGGCCGCCCTGAGGCCGATCCACGGCTCGGAGAAGGTGCTGCGGTTCCTGGCCGCCGTCGGCGCCGGTGGCGCGGCGGCCGTCGACGTGGTGCAGGTCAACGGCGGGCCGGCGCTGCGCATGTTCAACGAGACCGGCCTGGACACCCTCGGCACCTTCCTGATCGAGGACGGCCTGGTCACCGCGATCTACTTCGTCCGCAACCCGCACAAGCTCGCGTGGCTCGAGGAGGAGACCGCCCTCGAGCGGTGA